One Clostridia bacterium DNA window includes the following coding sequences:
- a CDS encoding FeoA family protein, giving the protein MSIYDLKIGQTALIIGVSGVSSKKLTELGFVKGTKVTLLNIGLFGGRLIKFRDCVLGLRSTLAKNIEVKCI; this is encoded by the coding sequence ATGTCGATATATGATCTAAAAATAGGGCAGACAGCATTGATTATAGGAGTGTCTGGTGTCAGTTCAAAAAAACTAACTGAACTTGGTTTTGTAAAAGGCACTAAGGTTACTTTACTTAACATAGGCTTGTTCGGCGGCAGGCTTATCAAATTTAGAGACTGCGTTTTGGGACTTAGAAGCACATTGGCAAAAAATATTGAAGTAAAATGTA